The following are from one region of the Desulfovibrio legallii genome:
- the leuB gene encoding 3-isopropylmalate dehydrogenase — MNKTICLLPGDGIGPEILAQGVKVLEAVAQKYNHQFSFVTAQIGGAAIDATGGPLPDATVRACQEADAVFLAAVGGPKWDGLAPEKRPEKGLLGIRKALGLFANLRPALLLPELAGACLLRSDIAAKGLDLVVVRELTGDVYFGEPRGLETRDGLRTGFNTMIYTEEEIXRIAWVGFETARKRRRKVCSVEKSNVLETSRLWREVVMEVHRDYADVELTHMYVDNAAMQLVRDPSQFDVILTGNIFGDILSDEASVITGSLGMLPSASLGASGPGLFEPIHGSAPDIAGQDKANPLATILSAAMLLRLGLGLGDEADTVEAAVRAALAQGFRTGDIMEPGKTCLGCVAMGAKVVENL; from the coding sequence ATGAACAAAACCATCTGCCTGTTGCCGGGGGACGGCATCGGTCCGGAAATTCTGGCCCAGGGCGTCAAGGTGCTGGAGGCCGTGGCCCAAAAGTACAACCACCAATTCAGCTTTGTGACAGCTCAGATCGGCGGCGCGGCCATTGACGCCACGGGCGGGCCCTTGCCCGACGCCACAGTGCGCGCCTGCCAGGAAGCCGACGCCGTGTTTCTGGCCGCCGTGGGCGGCCCCAAGTGGGACGGGCTTGCGCCGGAAAAGCGGCCGGAAAAGGGCTTGCTGGGCATCCGCAAGGCCCTGGGGCTGTTCGCTAACCTGCGCCCGGCCCTGCTGCTGCCCGAACTGGCCGGGGCCTGCCTGCTCCGCTCGGATATCGCGGCCAAGGGGCTGGACCTGGTGGTGGTGCGCGAGCTCACCGGCGACGTCTACTTTGGCGAGCCGCGCGGTCTGGAAACGCGCGACGGCCTGCGCACGGGATTCAACACCATGATCTACACGGAAGAAGAAATCCRCCGCATTGCCTGGGTGGGCTTTGAAACGGCCCGTAAGCGTCGCCGCAAGGTCTGCTCTGTGGAGAAGAGCAATGTGCTCGAAACCTCCCGCCTGTGGCGCGAAGTGGTTATGGAAGTGCACCGCGACTACGCCGATGTGGAATTGACCCACATGTATGTGGATAATGCCGCCATGCAGCTGGTGCGCGATCCTTCCCAGTTTGACGTCATCCTTACCGGCAATATTTTTGGCGATATTCTTTCGGACGAGGCTTCGGTCATCACCGGTTCTCTGGGCATGCTGCCTTCGGCTTCCTTGGGGGCCTCCGGGCCGGGCCTGTTTGAGCCTATCCACGGTTCCGCCCCGGATATCGCCGGGCAGGACAAGGCCAACCCCCTGGCGACCATCCTTTCTGCCGCCATGCTCCTGCGCCTGGGCCTTGGCCTGGGCGACGAAGCCGACACCGTGGAGGCGGCCGTGCGCGCCGCCCTGGCCCAGGGTTTCCGCACCGGCGACATCATGGAGCCGGGCAAGACCTGCTTGGGCTGCGTTGCGATGGGCGCGAAGGTGGTGGAGAACCTGTAG